The following proteins come from a genomic window of Nostoc sp. ATCC 53789:
- a CDS encoding TatD family hydrolase: MQLIDTHVHLNFDTFQPDLATVRSRWQEAGVVRLVHSCVHPGEFSTIQSIAHQFPEISFAVGLHPLDAEKWNSETAETIKTLASSDSNVVAIGEMGLDFYKADNYEHQLLVFESQLAIASELNLPVIIHCRDAAVATREVLQKWRELKGERVRGVMHCWGGTPEETQWFLDLGFYISFSGTVTFKNAKAIQSSAAMVSSDRLLIETDCPFLAPVPKRGQRRNEPAYVLYVAEQVAKLRQETVEAIAHQTTQNACELFGLSI; encoded by the coding sequence ACGCACGTTCATCTCAACTTTGATACTTTTCAGCCGGATTTAGCAACAGTGCGATCGCGGTGGCAAGAAGCAGGAGTAGTGCGTTTAGTACATTCCTGTGTTCACCCAGGTGAGTTTTCCACCATTCAATCCATAGCACACCAGTTTCCTGAAATCAGCTTTGCCGTGGGATTACATCCTCTAGATGCTGAGAAATGGAATAGCGAAACAGCCGAGACAATCAAAACTTTAGCTAGTTCTGACTCGAATGTGGTAGCAATTGGGGAAATGGGGCTGGATTTTTACAAAGCTGATAACTATGAGCATCAGCTTTTGGTATTTGAGTCACAGCTAGCGATCGCATCTGAGCTCAATTTACCAGTAATTATCCACTGCCGTGATGCTGCTGTAGCAACCAGAGAAGTGTTGCAAAAATGGCGGGAACTTAAGGGAGAAAGAGTGCGCGGTGTTATGCATTGCTGGGGAGGAACGCCAGAAGAAACCCAATGGTTTCTCGATTTAGGCTTCTACATCAGCTTTAGCGGGACGGTAACGTTCAAAAATGCCAAAGCGATCCAATCATCAGCTGCGATGGTGAGTAGCGATCGCCTACTGATTGAAACAGACTGCCCATTTCTCGCCCCAGTTCCTAAACGGGGACAAAGGCGTAATGAGCCCGCCTACGTGCTTTATGTAGCCGAGCAAGTAGCGAAACTGCGTCAAGAAACGGTAGAAGCGATCGCCCATCAAACCACCCAAAACGCCTGTGAATTATTTGGTCTGTCAATATAA
- the rpoB gene encoding DNA-directed RNA polymerase subunit beta, with the protein MTKETYMEPAFLLPDLIEIQRSSFRWFLEEGLIEELNSFSPITDYTGKLELHFLGHNYKLKEPKYSVEEAKRRDSTYAVQMYVPTRLINKETGEIKEQEVFIGDLPLMTDRGTFIINGAERVIVNQIVRSPGVYYKSEIDKNGRRTYSASLIPNRGAWLKFETDRNDLVWVRIDKTRKLSAQVLLKALGLSDNEIFDALRHPEYFQKTIEKEGQFSEEEALMELYRKLRPGEPPTVLGGQQLLDSRFFDPKRYDLGRVGRYKLNKKLRLSVPDTMRVLTAGDILAAVDYLINLEYDIGNIDDIDHLGNRRVRSVGELLQNQVRVGLNRLERIIRERMTVSDAEVLTPASLVNPKPLVAAIKEFFGSSQLSQFMDQTNPLAELTHKRRLSALGPGGLTRERAGFAVRDIHPSHYGRICPIETPEGPNAGLIGSLATHARVNLYGFLETPFRPVENGRVRFDLPPAYMTADEEDDLRVAPGDIPVDETGHIIGPLVPVRYRQEFSTTTPEQVDYVAVSPVQIVSVATSMIPFLEHDDANRALMGSNMQRQAVPLLKPERPLVGTGLEAQGARDSGMVVVSRTDGDVTYVDATEIRVRPKPNTSEIRYTLSKYQRSNQDTCLNQKPLVRIGERVVAGQVLADGSSTEGGELALGQNIVVAYMPWEGYNYEDAILISERLVQDDVYTSIHIEKYEIEARQTKLGPEEITREIPNVGEDALRQLDEQGIIRIGAWVEAGDILVGKVTPKGESDQPPEEKLLRAIFGEKARDVRDNSLRVPNGEKGRVVDVRLFTREQGDELPPGANMVVRVYVAQKRKIQVGDKMAGRHGNKGIISRILPAEDMPYLPDGSPVDIVLNPLGVPSRMNVGQVFECLLGWAGQTLGVRFKITPFDEMYGEETSRRIVHGKLQEARDETGKDWVYNPDNPGKIMVYDGRTGEPFDRAITIGVAYMLKLVHLVDDKIHARSTGPYSLVTQQPLGGKAQQGGQRFGEMEVWALEAFGAAYTLQELLTVKSDDMQGRNEALNAIVKGKAIPRPGTPESFKVLMRELQSLGLDIAVHKVETQADGSSLDVEVDLMADQSARRTPPRPTYESLSRESLEDDE; encoded by the coding sequence ATGACTAAAGAAACATACATGGAACCCGCCTTTCTGTTGCCCGACTTGATTGAAATCCAGCGATCGAGCTTTCGCTGGTTTTTGGAAGAAGGGCTGATAGAAGAACTTAACTCCTTTAGTCCTATTACAGATTATACGGGCAAATTAGAATTGCACTTTTTGGGTCATAACTACAAACTCAAAGAGCCAAAGTATAGCGTCGAAGAAGCCAAGCGGCGGGATAGTACTTATGCCGTCCAAATGTATGTTCCCACACGGTTGATTAATAAGGAAACCGGGGAAATCAAAGAGCAAGAGGTATTCATTGGTGACTTGCCTTTGATGACCGATCGCGGCACGTTCATTATTAACGGAGCCGAACGGGTAATTGTCAACCAAATCGTGCGATCGCCAGGCGTTTATTACAAATCAGAAATCGACAAAAACGGGCGACGTACTTATTCAGCTAGCTTAATTCCTAACCGGGGAGCATGGCTGAAATTTGAAACAGACCGTAACGATTTGGTGTGGGTACGTATCGACAAAACCCGCAAACTCTCAGCGCAGGTACTACTAAAAGCTTTAGGGTTATCAGACAACGAAATCTTTGACGCTTTACGCCACCCCGAATATTTCCAAAAAACCATCGAAAAAGAAGGGCAATTTTCTGAAGAAGAAGCCCTGATGGAGTTATATCGGAAACTGCGTCCCGGTGAACCACCCACGGTCTTAGGTGGACAACAACTCTTAGATTCTCGTTTCTTTGACCCGAAACGTTATGACCTTGGTCGCGTTGGACGGTACAAACTCAACAAGAAATTGCGTCTTTCAGTCCCAGACACCATGCGGGTGTTGACTGCTGGCGATATTTTGGCAGCCGTAGATTACCTAATTAACCTAGAGTATGACATCGGTAACATCGATGACATTGACCACTTAGGGAACCGTCGAGTTAGAAGCGTCGGTGAATTGCTGCAAAACCAAGTAAGAGTAGGCTTAAACCGCCTAGAGAGAATCATTCGGGAACGGATGACCGTATCCGATGCCGAAGTGCTAACCCCTGCTTCCTTGGTGAACCCCAAACCATTGGTAGCAGCAATTAAAGAATTCTTTGGTTCCAGCCAGTTAAGTCAGTTCATGGATCAAACCAATCCTCTGGCAGAACTGACCCACAAACGCCGTCTGAGCGCCCTTGGCCCTGGTGGTTTAACCCGCGAACGCGCCGGTTTTGCCGTGCGGGATATTCACCCTAGTCACTATGGGCGTATTTGCCCCATTGAGACACCAGAAGGCCCCAACGCCGGATTGATTGGCTCCTTAGCAACCCATGCGCGGGTTAACCTGTACGGCTTCCTCGAAACGCCATTTAGACCTGTGGAAAATGGACGAGTCAGATTTGACTTGCCTCCAGCCTACATGACAGCCGATGAAGAAGACGATCTACGGGTTGCTCCTGGGGATATTCCTGTAGATGAAACTGGGCACATTATTGGCCCACTAGTGCCAGTCCGTTATCGTCAAGAATTTTCCACCACAACACCAGAACAGGTGGACTACGTAGCAGTATCTCCCGTACAGATTGTGTCGGTAGCAACCAGCATGATTCCCTTCTTGGAGCATGATGACGCTAACCGAGCGCTGATGGGGTCGAACATGCAACGGCAAGCAGTACCTCTGCTCAAGCCAGAGCGTCCTCTAGTGGGTACTGGTTTGGAAGCGCAAGGAGCAAGAGACTCCGGGATGGTGGTTGTATCGCGTACCGATGGCGATGTTACTTATGTGGATGCTACAGAAATTCGCGTCCGTCCTAAACCTAACACCTCCGAAATTAGATACACCCTTTCCAAGTACCAACGCTCAAACCAAGACACCTGTTTAAATCAAAAACCTCTCGTCCGCATTGGTGAACGGGTTGTTGCTGGTCAGGTATTGGCTGACGGCTCCTCCACCGAAGGCGGTGAATTGGCGCTAGGACAAAATATCGTCGTTGCCTACATGCCTTGGGAAGGCTACAACTACGAGGACGCAATTTTAATCTCTGAAAGACTGGTGCAGGATGATGTCTACACCTCAATTCACATTGAAAAATATGAAATTGAAGCTAGACAGACAAAACTGGGGCCAGAAGAAATTACCAGAGAAATTCCCAACGTCGGGGAAGATGCCTTGCGCCAATTGGATGAACAGGGAATCATTCGTATAGGGGCATGGGTAGAAGCTGGAGATATCTTGGTGGGTAAGGTAACACCCAAAGGTGAATCTGACCAACCACCAGAAGAAAAACTATTGCGGGCGATTTTCGGTGAAAAAGCGCGGGATGTGCGCGACAATTCCCTGCGAGTCCCTAACGGTGAAAAAGGTCGCGTAGTTGATGTGCGCTTGTTTACTCGTGAACAAGGCGATGAACTGCCACCAGGAGCCAATATGGTAGTCCGGGTGTACGTTGCCCAAAAACGCAAAATCCAAGTTGGCGACAAAATGGCAGGACGGCACGGTAATAAAGGGATTATTTCTCGGATATTACCAGCAGAAGATATGCCTTATTTACCCGATGGTTCACCAGTGGACATTGTACTTAACCCCTTGGGTGTACCCAGTCGGATGAACGTCGGACAAGTATTTGAATGCCTCTTGGGTTGGGCTGGTCAGACCTTGGGAGTCCGATTTAAGATTACTCCCTTTGATGAAATGTACGGTGAAGAGACATCCCGCCGAATCGTGCATGGCAAATTGCAAGAAGCACGAGACGAAACAGGGAAAGACTGGGTATATAACCCAGATAACCCAGGCAAAATCATGGTATATGACGGTCGTACAGGCGAACCCTTTGACCGAGCAATTACCATCGGTGTGGCTTATATGCTGAAACTGGTGCATTTGGTGGATGATAAGATTCACGCCCGTTCTACAGGCCCATACTCGCTGGTGACTCAGCAACCCTTGGGTGGTAAAGCACAACAAGGTGGTCAACGGTTTGGAGAAATGGAAGTGTGGGCATTGGAAGCCTTTGGTGCAGCTTACACCTTACAGGAATTGCTGACAGTTAAATCTGACGATATGCAAGGACGGAATGAAGCGTTAAATGCGATCGTTAAAGGTAAGGCAATTCCTAGACCTGGAACCCCAGAATCCTTTAAGGTGCTAATGCGCGAGTTGCAATCATTAGGGTTGGATATTGCTGTACACAAGGTAGAAACCCAAGCAGACGGCAGTTCCCTAGATGTAGAAGTCGATTTGATGGCAGACCAATCAGCCCGTCGCACACCTCCTCGACCAACTTATGAATCTCTTTCCCGCGAATCGCTGGAAGATGACGAATAA
- a CDS encoding DNA-directed RNA polymerase subunit gamma has translation MRPAQTNQFDYVKIGLASPERIRQWGERTLPNGQVVGEVTKPETINYRTLKPEMDGLFCERIFGPAKDWECHCGKYKRVRHRGIVCERCGVEVTESRVRRHRMGYIKLAAPVAHVWYLKGIPSYISILLDMPLRDVEQIVYFNSYVVLSAGNAETLTYKQLLSEDQWLEIEDQIYSEDSVLQGVEVGIGAEALLRLLADINLEQEAESLREEIGNAKGQKRAKLIKRLRVIDNFIATGSKPEWMVMAVIPVIPPDLRPMVQLDGGRFATSDLNDLYRRVINRNNRLARLQEILAPEIIVRNEKRMLQEAVDALIDNGRRGRTVVGANNRPLKSLSDIIEGKQGRFRQNLLGKRVDYSGRSVIVVGPKLKIHQCGLPREMAIELFQPFVINRLIRSGMVNNIKAAKKLISRNDPSVWDVLEEVIEGHPVMLNRAPTLHRLGIQSFEPILVEGRAIQLHPLVCPAFNADFDGDQMAVHVPLSLESQAEARLLMLASNNILSPATGKPIITPSQDMVLGAYYLTAENPGATKGAGNYFSSLEDVIMAFQQDQIDLHAYIYVRFDGEIESDQPDTEPVKVTENEDGTRTLLYKFRRVRQDAKGNVLSQYIYTTPGRVIYNNAIQEALAS, from the coding sequence ATGAGACCTGCCCAAACTAATCAGTTTGACTACGTAAAAATCGGCTTGGCTTCCCCCGAACGCATTCGGCAGTGGGGCGAAAGAACATTGCCTAATGGTCAAGTAGTCGGTGAAGTTACCAAGCCAGAGACGATTAACTACCGAACTCTCAAGCCAGAAATGGATGGCTTATTTTGTGAGCGCATTTTTGGCCCAGCGAAAGATTGGGAATGCCATTGTGGTAAGTATAAAAGAGTTCGTCATAGAGGTATTGTTTGTGAGCGCTGTGGGGTAGAAGTCACCGAGTCACGGGTGCGTCGCCACCGCATGGGCTATATTAAACTCGCCGCACCAGTAGCTCACGTTTGGTATCTCAAAGGCATTCCTAGCTATATTTCCATCCTGTTGGATATGCCATTGCGGGATGTCGAGCAGATTGTCTATTTCAACTCTTATGTTGTCCTGAGTGCAGGTAATGCCGAAACTTTAACTTACAAACAACTGCTGAGTGAAGATCAGTGGTTGGAAATAGAAGACCAAATTTATAGCGAAGATTCTGTGCTGCAAGGCGTAGAGGTAGGTATTGGGGCTGAAGCGTTGTTGCGTTTGCTTGCCGATATCAATTTGGAACAAGAAGCCGAAAGCCTACGCGAAGAAATTGGCAACGCTAAGGGACAAAAGAGAGCCAAGCTAATTAAGCGACTGCGGGTGATTGATAACTTTATCGCCACTGGTTCTAAACCAGAGTGGATGGTAATGGCAGTTATTCCCGTGATTCCCCCGGACTTGCGCCCAATGGTGCAGCTAGATGGCGGACGGTTTGCCACGAGCGATTTGAATGATTTGTATCGGCGGGTAATTAACCGCAACAATCGTTTGGCACGCTTGCAAGAAATTTTGGCACCAGAAATTATTGTGCGGAACGAAAAGCGGATGCTGCAAGAAGCAGTGGATGCTTTGATTGACAATGGCCGTCGGGGACGCACTGTTGTAGGGGCAAATAATCGACCCCTGAAATCTTTGTCCGACATTATTGAGGGTAAGCAAGGACGTTTCCGACAAAACTTGTTAGGTAAACGGGTTGACTACTCTGGACGTTCGGTAATTGTGGTCGGGCCAAAGCTGAAAATTCACCAGTGCGGTTTGCCTAGAGAAATGGCAATTGAGCTATTTCAACCATTTGTAATTAACCGCCTGATTCGTAGCGGGATGGTAAATAACATCAAAGCTGCGAAAAAGCTGATATCCCGCAATGATCCCAGTGTTTGGGATGTGCTGGAAGAGGTGATTGAAGGACACCCTGTAATGCTAAACCGGGCACCAACGTTGCACCGCTTGGGTATTCAGTCTTTTGAACCGATTTTGGTAGAAGGTAGAGCAATTCAACTGCATCCTCTGGTGTGTCCAGCATTTAACGCCGACTTTGACGGCGACCAAATGGCGGTACACGTCCCGTTGTCGTTAGAAAGTCAGGCTGAAGCACGGTTGTTGATGTTGGCTTCTAACAATATTTTGTCACCAGCCACAGGTAAACCCATCATCACGCCTAGCCAAGACATGGTATTGGGAGCCTATTATTTAACTGCAGAAAATCCCGGTGCGACAAAAGGGGCAGGAAATTACTTTTCTTCGCTGGAAGATGTAATTATGGCTTTCCAGCAAGATCAAATTGACTTGCACGCCTATATTTACGTAAGGTTTGACGGCGAAATAGAATCAGACCAACCGGATACAGAACCCGTGAAAGTGACGGAAAATGAGGATGGTACCCGCACATTACTCTATAAGTTCCGTCGAGTCAGACAAGACGCTAAGGGCAATGTACTTTCACAGTATATATACACAACTCCTGGCCGCGTTATTTACAACAATGCCATTCAGGAAGCACTAGCAAGTTAA